The Neodiprion virginianus isolate iyNeoVirg1 chromosome 5, iyNeoVirg1.1, whole genome shotgun sequence genome contains a region encoding:
- the LOC124304673 gene encoding spindle assembly abnormal protein 6 homolog, whose protein sequence is MNYLNNIAGGGMIGDPGLQLNNVEILYTRVQRVYIKPQHKEERQRDLRVNVEIHAGISPVCRKSLCVLLSDDDDPCFLYSLFVNDDDFKVLKAQQGLLVDFDNFATQLICLLEQCQIPLSGVAKNPPKFLLLLAEEAGDWTFKLVETNNFKHLCHLSLNIAPSSDTDIKVHMAMKIKQLKENCLRKDKDIGSMETRLNDLTKKLEVQTKELEQIKQKYQADMNQMQIHTSQQISAEKDKLAQATSEFQRLRENEKSELEQRHGETLKQLHTELAELRTRNLALNEKLSLAEASNKEQVNQLQTVGKELSIAQRDLALMRKQNSKLDVDYHERDKMVNNLKTKVAVLEQEIKDKCILLTKHTEMIKTGKEQKQHLEDLIAEKDGQLQRKQNSLKSLTDELVKANEILTKLQNELASIKSKLKLRTSIALEQERLLDTKQKEVGQLDSKMEACSKEAREAKAVAEGLKEQLKALQSQLEEKDKIIKNNDNVISWLNRRLTDNQSSGQTSTIGQPIMVPPSVQLTLPRTSKSFPTRFEARSANSNGPQASVPLTGHLLRNPIVQNPNINQTARTTARNMGVGVTDTTSSLAAFNKTGQITCTSTPLERGNILSKALPSAGVATTTASLPTIAENNNPPLSVGNTRSKSAMGVMQGGLRRAVLDKPLLPSAYFPKSSH, encoded by the exons ATGAATTATTTGAACAACATTGCGGGGGGTGGGATGATCGGTGATCCTGGTCTCCAACTCAACAATGTCGAGATTCTTTACACGAGAGTTCAAAGGGTTTACATCAAACCTCAGCACAAAGAAGAACGCCAAAGAGACCTTCGTGTCAATGTCGAAATTCATGCTGGAATCAGCCCTGTTTGTCGCAAG AGTTTGTGCGTTCTTCTTTCCGATGACGACGATCCTTGTTTTCTTTATTCGCTGTTCGTGAATGACGATGACTTCAAAGTGCTCAAGGCACAGCAGGGTCTGCTTGTAGACTTTGATAATTTTGCAACACAGCTGATATGCCTTTTGGAGCAATGCCAAATACCTCTTTCCGGTGTTGCAAAAAATCCCCCAAAGTTTCTTCTTCTGCTGGCAGAAGAGGCAGGTGACTGGACTTTTAAGCTCGTTGAAACAAACAACTTCAAGCATCTGTGTCATCTCAGCTTGAACATCGCCCCGTCCAGTGACACGGACATAAAGGTCCATATGGCCATGAAGATAAAACAGCTCAAGGAAAACTGCCTTCGAAAAGACAAAGATATTGGCAGTATGGAAACCAGGCTGAATGACCTGACCAAGAAACTGGAGGTTCAAACCAAGGAACTGGAACAAATTAAGCAAAAATATCAGGCTGACATGAACCAAATGCAGATCCATACCTCGCAACAAATCAGTGCTGAAAAAGACAA ACTCGCACAAGCCACCTCAGAGTTTCAGCGTCTTAGAGAAAATGAGAAGTCTGAGCTAGAACAGAGGCATGGGGAAACACTGAAGCAGCTGCATACAGAGCTTGCTGAGCTGAGGACACGCAATCTTGCATTAAACGAGAAGCTTTCGCTTGCAGAAGCAAGTAACAAGGAGCAGGTAAATCAGCTCCAGACTGTTGGTAAAGAGCTGAGCATAGCTCAGAGAGACTTGGCACTTATGAGAAAACAGAACTCGAAGCTTGACGTTGATTACCATGAAAGGGACAAAATGGTGAACAACCTCAAGACGAAAGTTGCAGTACTTGAACAGGAGATAAAGGATAAATGTATCCTACTTACTAAACACACGGAAATGATAAAAACAGGTAAGGAGCAGAAGCAGCACCTAGAAGATTTGATAGCTGAGAAAGATGGTCAGCTTCAAAGAAAACAGAACTCTTTGAAAAGTCTAACCGACGAGCTGGTCAAAGCTAATGAAATATTAACCAAGCTGCAGAACGAGCTAGCCTCCATTAAGTCAAAGCTCAAGCTCAGAACAAGCATTGCTTTAGAACAGGAACGTCTGCTGGATACTAAGCAAAAAGAAGTTGGACAACTCGATAGCAAAATGGAAGCCTGCTCTAAAGAAGCTAGGGAAGCCAAGGCTGTTGCCGAAGGTCTGAAAGAACAGCTTAAAGCTTTGCAATCACAGTtggaagaaaaagataaaataataaaaaataatgacaatg TTATTAGCTGGCTGAACCGACGACTAACCGATAACCAATCGTCTGGACAGACCTCAACAATTGGGCAACCCATAATGGTGCCGCCTTCTGTGCAGTTGACTTTGCCAAGGACGAGCAAGAGCTTCCCGACAAGATTCGAGGCTCGGTCAGCTAATTCCAATGGGCCCCAGGCTAGCGTTCCTCTGACTGGCCACCTCTTGAGAAACCCAATAGTTCAAAATCCGAATATAAATCAAACCGCACGCACAACAGCGAGGAATATGGGTGTAGGGGTTACGGATACAACAAGTAGCTTGGCTGCATTCAACAAAACTGGGCAAATAACATGCACCAGTACACCGTTGGAGCGAGGAAATATATTGAGCAAAGCTTTGCCCAGTGCTGGAGTTGCTACCACGACGGCGTCATTGCCTACGATTGCGGAGAACAATAATCCTCCCCTTTCCGTTGGGAATACAAGATCTAAGAGTGCAATGGGAGTGATGCAGGGTGGCCTAAGACGAGCAGTTTTGGACAAACCGCTTCTACCATCTGCTTATTTCCCAAAATCTTCGCACTAG